The Campylobacter sp. MG1 genome includes the window AAAATATGAAAAATCTATATTAATATTAAGACTTTGCAACATAAATGCTGCTACTAAACCCACATAATACCCAGCACATCCACTCATACCTATGGTAGCACCTAATCCAGCTACAAAATTTGAACTACTTTCACTAACACCTAATTTAGTATGAAGTGTATTTATAGTAACAGGCAAAACACCAGCCGAACTTCTTGATGTAAAAGCTAATAATAAATTTTCAAAAACTTTTTTATAAAATATAATTGGTGAAAGTTTATGTAACAATAAAATAACAGAAAAAACAACAATCATTAATAAACCGCTTAAATATGTTAATAATATAAACAAACCAGCTTCTTTAATGGCTGCAAAACCATTTGATATTAATGTATTTGATACCATAGCAACTACTGCATATGGCATTAATTTAATTATATCTTTTACTATTTCCATAATTATCTTATTTATAAATTCAATTAAATTTTTATATGTATTAAAAACATTTGCATATTCATTATTTTTACTGATTTTTCTAGCCGTTAATGAAAATAAAAAAGCTACTAAAATAACGCCTACTATGTTATTTGATGACATTGACGATATTATATTATTTGGCATTAAACCTAGCAAAATTTCACTTAATGCCCTACTTTCTTTTAAAGTCTTATCAACTTGAACTATATTATTACTACCTAAATCAAATAATATACCTAAACTAAGTCCTATTATACTAGCAATAACAGTTGTAAAAAGTAACCAAAAAACACTCCTGCTTAATAATGATGAAACTTTAATATCATTATCTAACTTTAACAAAGAAGATGAAATTCCAAAAAATACTATAGGTATTATCATTAATTTTAACAAACTTATGAAAATACTAACTACG containing:
- a CDS encoding cation:dicarboxylate symporter family transporter, with product MENFFINFFNLSEPLALVFITVYFLLCFWLYKLSYTIKFSKRMFLALIFGVFLGCIAQYIADFPENYKLVLWLEQVKIWYSFVVSIFISLLKLMIIPIVFFGISSSLLKLDNDIKVSSLLSRSVFWLLFTTVIASIIGLSLGILFDLGSNNIVQVDKTLKESRALSEILLGLMPNNIISSMSSNNIVGVILVAFLFSLTARKISKNNEYANVFNTYKNLIEFINKIIMEIVKDIIKLMPYAVVAMVSNTLISNGFAAIKEAGLFILLTYLSGLLMIVVFSVILLLHKLSPIIFYKKVFENLLLAFTSRSSAGVLPVTINTLHTKLGVSESSSNFVAGLGATIGMSGCAGYYVGLVAAFMLQSLNINIDFSYFVLVAIITIIGALSIAGIPGIAIVAASIMITGLGLGENFYILGVILAIDPIIDMIRTMSNVNGAMIAAVCTDSELKNLNKDTFIKEVE